CATGAGTCCTAGAGAATAGGGAAGGCTCTGGAGGCTATGGATAAGCAGGCCAAGAGGACGTTTAGAAGGATGAAATCCCCAACTAAAACCAGAAGACCTTTGAGAGAATTAAATGGTAATGGTGCAAGCCCTTTGAACGTTGGAAAGAGAAAGGCTCTGATAAGGGATGAAGAGATGGAGGAAGTTAACAATGAGATAGTGCAGTGGAAAAAGACCAAACCAATGGAAGGACTGTTTCCTGCTGAGATGAAAGGAGAGGAGGTGGGGCCCTTTCTTAAAGGGGCCCCCCAAGGGAAATGAGAGTTCTGGTATGGAACTGTCAAGAAgtggggagccccttgacagttccccaTCTGAGAGAGGTGAACAACCTCTTCCCTCcaaatctaatttttttaagTGAGATTAAAAACAGGAAACAAGCTATAGATAGAATTGCTAGAGAGCTAAGATTTGACAGTAATGTGGCAGTAGAAGCTATGAATAAGGCAGGTGGTATAGCCTTGTTTTGGACTAAGGAAACACATATCTTAGAGGTGTACAAAACAGCTTTTACGATAGAAGCTAAAATAGAAGACAATGATACTCAGGTTGTCTGGTGGTTTGTTGGTGTTTATGCTAGTTGTGACCCTATGATCAGAAAGGAACAATGGAGGGTACTGAGTAATAGGAAAAGACTGTGGGGAACTAGATATATGATAATTAGGGACTTTAATGACATTCTTTctaatgaagaaaaatgggaaGGAGTAGTCAGTGAGGAGAGGAGATTTAGGGACTTTAAAGATTTCATGAATCAGAATAGCTTAATAGATATTGGTTTTGAAGGACAACCTTGGACGTGGAGCAATCATTGGGATAATGAAGGTGAGGTCAGACAAAGGCTGGGCAGGTGTCTATGCAGTTTTGAATGGTTTCAAGATTTTGAGAAGGCAAGATGTCAGCACATTGATACTTTTACTTCTAATCACTATATGCTCTTGTTAGATACAGCCCCtgggaaagaaaggaaaaagaagaggtTTTACTTTGATAAGAGATGGTTTCAAAGGGAGAGGGTTCAACAGGTGGTGGAGAAAGCCTGGCATAAGGAGGAACAAGGATCAAGAAtgttcaaaatcacaaaaaagaTCAGAAACTGTAGAATTAAACTTCTGAAATGGAGGAATACTTTCCAAGCTAATTCTAGAAGCAGAATTACTGATCTGAAGAAGGATCTAAAGAGAGTTTGGGACTCAGTTTCTGAAAATAGGAAAGGTAAACTAGTTGACATTAAAGATCAGTTGAAAACGACTTACAAGGAGGAACAAAATTTCTAGAGTCAAAAGCTAGAATTAGTTGGTTAAGAGAGGGTGATAAGAATACTAAGTATTTCCACACCTATGTTAAGGGAAGGAGAGTAAACAATAGAATCAGGAATTTGCAGAGGGAAAATGGTTCTTGGACAGAGAATGAGGAAGAGGTAGTGACTGAAATGTCAGAGTTCTTTAAGGAGCTGTTTAATAGTGGGGGGAGAAGCGATATGTCAGAAATTCTAGAAGGTATTTCACACTCCATAACTCAGGAGATGAATGATAAGCTGACTAAAGCAGTGGAGAAGGAGGAAATTCATGATGCACTATTCTCTATGCACCCTGAAAAAGCCCCAGGACAAGATGGGATGTCTCCATTGTTCTTTCAGAGGTTCTGGAGCACCATTAAGGGTGATATTATCCCAGCAGTCAAAGCTTTCTTTAGCTCAGGTTTCATGCTTAAATCTGTAAACCATACTGTCATCTCCTTAATCCTCAAAATCTTGCACCCCACCAGTTTGAAAAACTTTAGGCCTATCAGTCTTTGCGGTGTGCTTTACAAAATCATCTCTAAAATACTGGCAAATCGTTTGAAATCTGTTCTAGACAAATGCATAAGCAAAACTCAATCTGCTTTCATTCCAGATAGACAGATTTTAGGCAATGTGGTTTTAGCTCATGAATACATGCACtacctcaaaaacaaaagacaagGGAAAGAGGGTTATATGGCAATCAAGTTAGACGTGGCAAAAGCTTATGATAGAGTGGAGTGACATTTTTTGCAGGCTATGATGGAAAAAATGGGGTTTTGTTCTGCATGGATCAACTAGATCACAAGCTGCTTGAAAACTATAACCTACTCATTCAACTGCAATGGAGAAATTAAAGGTTCTGTGTCATCAGGAAGAGGGATCCACCAGGGAGATCCTTTGTCTCCTTATTTATTCTTAATATGCTCAGAAGGATTTTCCAACTTGCTGAGGAAAGCTGAAGAAAGTAAAAAAATCAAAGGACTAAAAATCAGCAGGCAAGGACCTATTATTACTTATCTCTTCTTTGCAGATGATTCCCTCATCTTTTGTAAAGCTAACAAGCAACAGGCTACTAAAGTCATGAAAGTCCTCAAAATCTATGAAGTTGCTTCAGGACAACTGATCAACCTTGACAAATCTGCAATCTTCTTTAGTAGGAACATGCGCTGTGAGCAAAGGGAAGCGGTATGCCAAGCACTGGGAGGGATGGTTGAAGCAAAACAAGGGAAATATTTGGGGCTTCCAATGGTGATTTCAAGAACTAAGGATCAGATCTTTGGTTTCATAAgagaaaacataaaaagaaagCTGCAGGACTGGAAAAACAAGTTTCTTAGCTCAACAGGGAAAAAGGTAATGCTGAAGGCAGTTTCAATGGCCATGTCGACGTATGCCATGTCATGCTTTAAGCTACCAAGGAAACTTTGCAAAGACATCAGTGCTTTGATGGCCAACTTCTGGTGGGGAGAAACAAGTGGTAGGAACAAAATGCATTGGATTTGTTGGGGAAGAATGGCACTGAAGTGGAGTGAAGGAGGACTGGGATTCAAGGATCTTGAAGCCTTCAATAAAGCACTGTTAGGAAAACAGGTATGGAGGATCCTTACCAAGCCAAACCTTCTTGTCAGTAAGGTGTTGAAAGCTAACTACTTCCCTAAGGAGTCCATTCTAAAATGCAAACCCCCAAAGAATGCCTCCTGGATTTGGCAAGGGTTAATGGGAGCAAGAAACTTAATTGATAAGGGTCTGATCAGGAGAATTGGAAATGGAAGGAGTACAAGCATATGGGAGCATAAATGGATACCAGGGACAATCATAGGCGAGCCAACTACCATTAGATCAAGTAATTGTGAGCTGAGGATGGTGGATGAACTAATCTGTCACAAAAGATGGAATAGGAAcatcatttttaggacctttaaTAGAAATGATGCTGAGAAGATTCTAAGTATTCCTCTAAGTTTGTTAGGGAGAGAAGACAGTTATTTTTGGCAACCACATGCTGGAGGGACGTGCACAGTCAGCTCGGGTTATAAAATCATGATGGAGGAGAACCGTAGTGCAAGGAAATCGAAATCTGAGGAAACAGGTCCAAGTTACACAGATGGGAGTCAACAAGTGATACAGATATGGAACACACTCTGGAGATTCAacattaaacacaaaatcaagATCTTCATCTGGAAATGTATAAAAGGAGCATTGCCAGTAAGAGAAGCAGTGAGTAAAAAAACAGGAATAGGTGATCCTATGTGCAGAACCTGTGGGGAGGAACAGGAAATAATAGAACATCTACTGTTAAACTGTCCTCACACAGCGGACATATGGAAGGCAGCTCCTATTCAATGGGATGGGGCAAAAGACCAGCAAGGAGATTTTAAAAGATGGTGGCTCAGTATCTCAGAAGCAAGGAAAAGACCAGAATGGATGGAACATATTGGTCTGACTGCAAATATCTTGTGGCAGGTGtggaaagataaaaataaaaagaaatttgagagctCAAATAGATCCACACCAATTAGAACAATAGAAAGAGCACAAAAAGAATGGTTGGAGCAAGTGGAAGTGGAGAAATCGAAAGGAAGGAAGAGCACAGAAGAAACAGCATACATGCATGAACAACAAAGCCAGGGCAATGAAGTTGAAGGAACTATAATCATGGATGTGGCAATAGCTACACAGAAAGGACAGAACACTCTAGGCATTGGTGTCACAGTCTGGACAACTCCAAACACTAGAATTGCAGAATGGGTGTTGAAAGAGAGAAGCCTGGGGAACAAAGTTTTAGATGATGCGGTGGCATTAAAACTAGTATTATGCAAAGCTGTGCAACATTAGTGGAGCAAAGTCAGACTCAACTTATATAGCAAGGAGCTGTTGAAACAAATAACACATCAAAGACCCTTGGATAGTAGAATGGCTACATTGTTGGAGGATATCTCTAATATGCAGAGTTTGTTTTGCATGTGCTCCTTTTGTTTGGGTAGGGAAGAAAATATGATAGATAGCAGAAAACTTAGTGCTGATGCCTTAGGCATTATTCTGGATGAGGAAAGGAATTTTCCTCCGTGTCTTTGAACACTTTTTGTATAGTTCTCTCGAGCCGTTGCTCACACATGTAATTTCTTTACCATAATGAAATTCTCCTATTGTTtcgacaaaaataaaaaagggaagGGAATGAAGGGTGGTGTCCGGTTGGTTGGAGAGGAGAAAAGGGACGACAACGAGGAAGATAGAGATCAGAGATGGGGTGTAGGTAGGTAGAGGAGAGAGAATTACGGTGGGGCGATGACAATACGTGCATTTTGAAAATGCAACAATATGTGGGAAATTATTAATAGCTTTGGTATTTCGGATAAATTACTCTGATAACAGGAGAATAACTGCTCTGGCAACATTTCTAGGTTTTGTCTAATATCTTTCATTACTAACGTGCAAGAAACGTGATAGACTTTCCAAAATGCTCTTCAGAAAAAAATCTTTGTTGTTCTTTCTCGTTATATAGAATGGATTATTGCAGTTTATACAAACTGAGACAAAAGAACAATTTTATTGCGAACCTATGAATATAAAATCATATCCACTATAGCACAGGCCTCACGTGGCACTTCAAAGGCTTGCTCttcagtgttttttttttttttttttcaataagaAAAGGTTTATTACCAATGGGGACACAAACATTTAACGCCGATGCTTTCAATCTTAAATGTTGCATCCATCCTCATGAAAAAACTGCAAACATAGCAAAGATCAGACACACTTAAACTTCTAGAATTGATCCTATGAGAGATTAAAAAGGTCCTTAAAGCCTGTGATTTAAGTCTTGATGAAGGACTTGAGTTAAGTTTTATTGAGAATTGGGATTATATAGTCTAACATTTGGCGAATATGGTAGCTACAAATGTGATCAATTACGGGGAACAAATTCCTATCAAGATATATGACATGGACACCAATACGGAGCATAACGTATCTTTGAGAAAGGAAATAAACTCGAATAAATTCTATATTCAAGGACGTTGGTTCTCCGAACTTGTGTCAAGACGAATCTTAAGAGAAGGCACAATGATTGGCATTTATTGGGATAACAAGTCATCGACTCTTCGTTTCTCCATTTTGGACAGTAACTAGGTTCAAATATGTAAATTTTAACTCTTCTTTGAAATTAATATAATCTATAATTATGCTAAACAGCAACCATATTAGCCTTTAGCTATCCATTGATTTTAGCTATTAAGGATAAATTCACCACCATTTTAatgtgttttttatttttaggaatCAATAACTCCGGAAGCTTTTAATCGATATATATTAAGCAAAATGACATGTTAATTAGGTTTTGTAGTGGTTCAATGCTAACTTCGTATGGACTTAAAAACGTTCATGAAGCCAATCACTTACTTTTGCTAATAAATTGGTGACTCTAGTGCCATGATGGTTTCCCTTGTACCCCTTTCACGGCCCCTGATTTTTGAGTCATATTTTCTGGATTACTTGTCCCCTCCTCTTCATCTTGCATAAAATTAATACTTCTTGGAGGGTACGTATCTATGACATAATACTAACTGTTTCATGAGTTGACATGCGGGTTTAGATAACACGGAAAAGGGTGGCTTTGTCGCTACTGCAGCCTAACAAGGAAGAGATTTCTTACGGGATAAGTACAAAGATTATAATCTTTTATATTCACAAAGATGATTCACtacttagaaaataataaaaacacgAATGTCTACAGGCTACAAGCACGTACGCCCATGGTCAGTCAACGGTAAGAAAAAAATCAAGCAACTGTTGGTGCTAAGTTGGTCCAGTCTAATAAATTGCGAAAAATaaatgtgtgcaagtgaattaTGAGGGGCCCAAACTAGACCGATTAAATATATTGGGGACCAAAACAACAATTTTTCGGTCAAGAAACTTCACTCTTTGTCCAAGGACAAATTATGCATTACAACCAAATGATAacgtttggaaaaaaaaaaaaaaccaaatgaCAACTTAGGAATTGACGGATAATTATTTACTTTGGAAAATGATACTCAAATCCTCTTTCAAGTTTAATGCATAAtcatctaaattttttattagcaTGAAAgacccaaagaaaaaaaaagataacttTTCAGTATGACAATAGGATTGGCAGAAATAATTCTTAGTCCTTTGACACAATAAAAGAGTGAGAAGGGTTTAAAGGAACTAAAAATGGTGTGAAACCCCTTAATTCCGAATGAAACAATCATAGTGGCTTTTACTTTGAGCTGTGAGAAAGTTAGATAGGGTGAATCCTTCTCAACAGACCAAATCTCCTCTAGTTGTATTAAGAAAATAGTTTGTCATTTCAAATTATACTACTATGATAGTTTACCACAAGGTTTGTAAATTTTCACTTTCAGCTCTTGAAACATATATGAGCATAAAGACATCCAGAATTTGAAGagaatttcatttttcctttgaataaattttatatacccTGACATCTGACAGTGTATGCACTATCACAGTTGAATATACgacacatatgcaaaatttgagtttcaaatttaaattcggATTATGTGTCATACATTTAATGCTGAaaagtatatacactgtcagtgtatagaagattaatcttttttctttatatctattaaatagaaaaatacaaactaattttcttgattaaaaaaaaagcagacggaaaaagaaaaaaaaaagaaagagacttGGTCAACATTCAACTATATTTTATGTAATCACAAGAAGAGGACAAGATTGAAGTTTCAAATGTTAGGGCAGCACTGAGGTCATTTTCTAGAAGATGGTAACATGATATGTttaaaaggagaaaaacaagaaaatttaaaaagatATAGTCTTGTAAAGACGTAATAGAAAATTCAAAGTAAAAGAATGATAGGTCTTAGCGTTGATTTTGCTACAGACTAATAATTGGAGTCTTTTTTTGCGCAAATAGTCTTCATATGGAAAATTCCATGTATGTGATCCCTTTCAATGTTTGCTTCTTGAAAAACCCACAAGCATTTGTCAAGAAAAAGCAAAGGATTTTGGTGGTACACAATTTTCTTCAGAGGTTGAAATTTGTCCAGTACAATGAACATAAGAGATTGAGGAGTTAGAAGCAATATTTTCACTGTTTGGCTTAAGTTGACCATTTCTTATGGCAATTTCTCGTTGTCTTGAAATGCATGCATCTAATGATCTAAATCAAAAGAATTGGTTTTTGTAGAATacgtaaaataaaaaaaaactcaggAGTTCAGGGGAAAAGCAGCATCCAATGTTTAAGAAAAACACATGTTCCTGGAGGCTGGAGCTTCTACAAAATGAATGCATAGAAAAGTTACCACGTAGGTCTTTGTTTTTCCTCAATCTTATGCTGAACTCCAGGAGGCTGCCTGTTTAATAATATAGGTAGCAGTATATGCCaagtttccaaatttattttaGATGGATTCCgtttttatttaaaagaaaaaaaactggTAGCTTTATTTGCTCTATTCTGTCAAGTTAGAGTGCCAAGTATCAATTGCCACAATGAGTTTGCTAAATCTGTAGCTATATGCTAAGAATTTGATCTTGGCCATTCGACATAGCATCAAACAGGATTTTTATTGAGATTTTTCTAATGAGTATATCTAATGTAGGCAACATCATTTGAATGCATACATTAATAATTGTTATGTTCATCACATCTAAAGTgtttttctatttaaatttaattttttcttgaaaatattaGCACCTACAAGCTACAACCTCTCTCCATCAGTGTCTATTGGGTTTCAAAAGTTAGATAAacactttatatatatatatatggattttTCTAATGAGCGCCCTTAGGTCAGTCATTAACACAACTAGTATTCATTTGACCtatcatatatatacacatactaataattattatcctgtcttgtatttatatatactctttttatttaatcttatctactttttcttgtttatatttacttttcctaattatatatatatatatatatagtcatTTGAAAAGTCAACAACTATAAGAGGAGTGATAACTTTCTCAAATTGGTCATCATGAGTGTAAAGTCTTTTTATCTTTATCACATTTTAATTGACTACTGAGGTATTCCACTATTGCAGCCGAGTCCACGTTGGGGGGCAGGTAGTTTTCTTGCACTGTAAACCATTAGTCCAGCTAGGGACAAGTTGCCAGATAttattcttgtttcttggcatTTAAGGTGACAACTTTTTCCACAGGTCTGTGGTCTTTGATATTATTTCGAATTTTAGATGTTCCTCTTTGTAAAAGTCAATATTCTAAGCACACTGTTAAGACTTTTACCAAATTAAAAACGACAAATCAACATGCCTTTCTTCCTTTCCATATTTCATCAGCGCTTCTAGACTTTTGCATCATCATTGCAATCAAATAGGAATACATTACAACAGTAAATGACACACAAATTGCAACTAGTGCAATaattgtatatatttttttttcaaaattccatACACTCTTACATATGCTCTTTTTTTCCATATGGGGCAAATACAATTTTAGTTCCTAATATTTAGCACCTACACGGTTTCAGTCCTTAAAATTTTAGCAAGAAGAAATCTAGTCCCAATGTTTAGCACATCTGATGTTTTAGTCTCTAATGCTCTGACAACAATAAATCTGATCCCAATTGTATCTAATTTAAAACAAATTTAAGgcatttgaagaattttttcaaCTACTGATAAAATTTAGTCACGTATAGTCATGTGTCTGTTAGATTGAATttagaaataaataaacaaaatagTGAAACCAGTCGAAGCACTCAGTTTATCGAACCAGAATTCTATTTTCACTCTCTATCCCCACTGTTCCGccaacatgaaaccctaacactAATTTTTGCGTATAGTTTAACAAATTTCTTTCATGTTTCTTGGTTAATTAGTTACTAACATGCCATCacatgagtttttttttaattgtacAAATTCAGCCATTGTTTTGcttcttttaaaaaaataattaaacaaatgcGTGGCTGCACATGAGTAATTAAGTCAGTAATGGGAAAAATCCATCAATTGTTCTAAATTTGTTTGAAATTGAAAACATTAGGGACCAAATTTATTTTTACCAAGACTGTAGGGACTAAAATCGTATTAGGTGCCAAACACTAGGATCAAACTTTGTTTTGTTCAAACTTTAAGAACTAAAATCATACAAATACCAAATATTAGGGATTGAAACTACATTTCTCCCTTTCCATATACTAAGCCGCCATTTACAAACGAACTCCATGTATACAACAATGttatacaaattcaaatcaaatcatGTAACAAATATAAAAACAGCACAGTCACGTAATAACTCTAACCTTATCACTTTGAAGCACCTTTTCCTCATATTATAGTCCCAACATTGACGAACTTCATGACCAATAATGCAGTCTCGAATGGGGAAAGAAAGTCAAGCCGAAACCCTTTTTCTACAGAGAATTTTATTCAACAATAACTAGCGTATTGACATTATAAATAGCGATCTAGATTTGAGTAATAGCTATCCACCTGACAACTTATTATGAGAACCACTAAAGTACACACATTCACACATTAGAGATATGGAGGAGTTCAAGTCTTCAAACAAGAATCACAAGGATGATGATGGTGTTGTTCTTCCAGGTTTTAGGTTTCACCCAACTGATGAAGAGCTTGTTGGATTTTATCTTCGACGAAAAGTAGAAAGAAAACCCCTCCGGATAGAACTCATAAGTCAGGTTGATATCTACAAATGCGATCCATGGGACTTACCTCTGCCCAGTGAGTATAATTCTCCTCTTTTCCATAATTTCACTAATTATATAATCTTTCATGATGCATGGATTCATAACACTTTTATTGTGTCTATGATAAGTATTGAGCACCGAATAACCATAACAAGTATTAGTACGAAATGgataacttttctttttttcaaagaaatggTTCCTGCAAACTGATACCAACAAGAAAGCATAAAGCAATTTGAAGCTGCTTTTAGTACATGACTGGTTCCTGCAAACTGATACCAACAAGATCAGGGTTTATGTTGACAAGTTGCTCGGTTTATAAACTAGTAATTAGTGTTAATTACGTGTATAAGATAATTTTCAAGCCACACGAGAAAAGACTAATAGTATAGAATTAAGCAGGTTATTGTTGTGTTCACATGAAATTATATTATAGCTCCATAACTATTCTAACTAGCTTCACCACAGCCTAGCTTTAGCTATAGATCGATTTAAAAACCGTAGAAGAGTTATCATGTGTAGTGAGTAAATAATGACTAACAATAAGATTCATTCTATTGCTCATTGGCAATAGTGATTCATGGATAATAACGCTTGTCTCATAGACTTATTAGCTTATTGTCGCATTAAAAAGCTAAAACCAGAGGTCACTAATTGGATTAGTAATGCACTGACATGTGATTAAATCACATCTTATGGCCCAAAGatcaaaatcttttttttttttttttgttaaaatgcATGTAATTGTTGCTCCCTGCTTGAAAAACTACATTAACAGCAGGTAAACTTGTTCGACTAACGGCCAAGCTTTTGGAGGCTGCTCTTAAACAAAACATTTTAGTCCTACAATCGCAGTAGAAAGTGCTACGGTGCTTTAAGTTGACCAGGTTCAATTTGTTGAAGCAGTAGATCTCACAGCCAGGATACGTAGAGCAGAGTTGATTCTTTGCTTAGCTGAGTCAATGATCTACTTGAATCAAAGATGTTTTAGCCCATTTATATTGTTAAACCTTTTTGTTTACCACATAAAATTACTTAGAAATGAGGATTTGCATTCAGCCATACTACACGTGTGAACAAGAATAAAAATCTGAAACTACACAcacacttatatatatatacatacacacacatacaaacatacatacatatatatatacatacatatatatacacatgcatacatgcatacatatacacacacatacacacacatatatacacacacatacacacatacacatgatatatatatatatatatatgtgtgtatgtcTGTGGTATAGATGTATATACCACCAACCCAACTAATGATAAAAGGCATTCATACCACTTGCACCCAATTAGCTTAGTTATTAGCATCATATTTAGTTTTATTTGGGTTATTACAATTgaagagaaaatgaaaatgcttcctattttcttcacaaattcTGGCTTTTCCTTACGACTAAGTGCTTTTGCACGTTCAACTCTTTGTTACTCACAGAGGTTGGCGTTGTCGGAGACAAGGAATTTTATTTCTTCTGCATGAGAGGAAGAAAGTATAGAAACAGTGTAAGACCAAATAGAGTTACTGGATCCGGTTTCTGGAAGGCGACTGGAATTGACAAACCCATATATTCTAGTGGGGAAACAACTCAATGCATCGGCCTCAAGAAATCCTTAGTCTATTATAGAGGAAGTGCTGGAAAAGGAACTAAAACTGATTGGATGATGCACGAGTTCCGGCTCCCACCCGGTTGGACTCATTCAACTTCAACCCAACCTAATCCAAGGAATAATATTGCTCAGGAAACTGTAAGTTTGACTCGTTTCATCTTTGGCCTTGACCTTTCTGCATCActtttcccctcaattttctGGTTCAGTAGGAAATTAATATTTCATGATCACCGGTGTAATACTCCTTATGATGCAAAAACCGAACCAACACTGCCTAATGCCAATCTTACCTGCCCCAAACCCGTTTGTATTAACAATTGAAATACtgctaaaagaaaaaattcctATTGGGTAGCTAGGGATTCTTCTTTACCTATATATGGATTGCATTGGATCCTAGAAAGATACATTGAAAAGAATCTGTTGGGTCTTCCAATATCAACAGGTTAGTCATCACATCATTTTCTGGCTTAGTGCTTCTTTAATTGCGATCATTGTCTTGGAATGGTTCAACACGATTATTTGCATTTTTGTGTCGGGTTTAAACATCAGGACTGTCCCACATGAATGTGATATTATTAAACTTTGAACAAGGTCGCTTGCACTTGCCTCAATCCATGAACCTCGCAGTCAATAATATTTGAAGTTTGGTGGAAATGTCTTCATTATTAGCCCTCAGTACACAAATGCAATAGCTAATTAGCTCCAAGTGTTCACTATTACATGTATataagagatgtttttggagaCAATACGTAAGATCTTAAAAAGATAATTTGAAGTATTAAAGtaattaaaatttgattttatagATCAACTAATCGAAAAGCAggctaaatttttttttaagtaaatatTTTTCCAAGGCAAAAGTTAGGTGGAAGGGGATAATGGAATTTTTCTAAACTTCTAGAAGGTGCAGGGTTGGGGActgtttttagtttttatttagaGGGAGGGGGTCAAAAGAGTGGTCCAAATACCAAAACTTGTGGAGCAGCTGCCACTCGGGCCCCCTTGTTGCCCCGCCCCTAAATAAGTGCTTATTTCTCCTTTTTTTGGATAAAGAAAATGTGGTAAGGACATTCAATTTACTACATAAGAGCTTGACTTTAAATccataaaagggaaaatgacTTGTTTATCACTTACTTACATTTTGGGGAAAATCCTTTCTTGTCCCTCGCTTTTAAAATGAAGTAAATTAGTTTCTCATAGTCTATAAAAACGAAGCTCTTTTGTCCCTGAATGATAACTTAATACAAATTTTAGGGGTAAAATTAGAACATCAATTTAGTTTTCTTCAAATCTAGCTACACTTGGAATGCACATGAAATTAAGTTAAGATAAACactaaaaaagtaaaaattatAAGATCAAAAACAAACTCTTCtctcaaaaaattaaattcttTTGAGAAAGTGATATTAAGTCAacataaaaaggaaaatgttaAAATTATAATATCGAAAACAAACCATTCTcgctaaaaagaaaaattaaaaattataacaaaaaaaacaaaccttagtcttttaaaaaattaaaaaatttttacttcaaaaattaaaaacttttgagttataaaattttgtaacttaagggtttattttatatcttataatttttaatttttccctCTCTATGTTGACTaatttcattttctcaaaaaaaaaaaattaacttttttttagAGAGATGGGTTTGTTTAGGATAatatagttttttttcttttttatgttgaGTTATGGTTATATGCATAATAGGTGCAATCAGATTTGGAAGAACTAAAGTGATTTTACTGCTAAAATTTATATAAAGTTATCATTCTGGACTAATTAGCTCCATTTTTAAAATACGAGGGTCTAAT
Above is a genomic segment from Coffea eugenioides isolate CCC68of chromosome 5, Ceug_1.0, whole genome shotgun sequence containing:
- the LOC113772157 gene encoding transcription factor JUNGBRUNNEN 1-like: MEEFKSSNKNHKDDDGVVLPGFRFHPTDEELVGFYLRRKVERKPLRIELISQVDIYKCDPWDLPLPKVGVVGDKEFYFFCMRGRKYRNSVRPNRVTGSGFWKATGIDKPIYSSGETTQCIGLKKSLVYYRGSAGKGTKTDWMMHEFRLPPGWTHSTSTQPNPRNNIAQETDDWTLCRIFKRNASSKRYKPDLKHACIKGGSGAASSKPCSLQSQNSCHPYTTLEDVGFQQRTNAAAGIDVNHSNQFLAAQEQILLVAQTSYSSSSSNFWNLNGDEFFRDGRWDELSPVVDSAADMSNPSAHYR
- the LOC113771107 gene encoding uncharacterized protein LOC113771107 produces the protein MRVLVWNCQEVGSPLTVPHLREVNNLFPPNLIFLSEIKNRKQAIDRIARELRFDSNVAVEAMNKAGGIALFWTKETHILEVYKTAFTIEAKIEDNDTQVVWWFVGVYASCDPMIRKEQWRVLSNRKRLWGTRYMIIRDFNDILSNEEKWEGVVSEERRFRDFKDFMNQNSLIDIGFEGQPWTWSNHWDNEGEVRQRLGRCLCSFEWFQDFEKARCQHIDTFTSNHYMLLLDTAPGKERKKKRFYFDKRWFQRERVQQVVEKAWHKEEQGSRMFKITKKIRNCRIKLLKWRNTFQANSRSRITDLKKDLKRVWDSVSENRKESKARISWLREGDKNTKYFHTYVKGRRVNNRIRNLQRENGSWTENEEEVVTEMSEFFKELFNSGGRSDMSEILEGISHSITQEMNDKLTKAVEKEEIHDALFSMHPEKAPGQDGMSPLFFQRFWSTIKGDIIPAVKAFFSSGFMLKSVNHTVISLILKILHPTSLKNFRPISLCGVLYKIISKILANRLKSVLDKCISKTQSAFIPDRQILGNVVLAHEYMHYLKNKRQGKEGYMAIKLDVAKAYDRVE